From the genome of Sphingomonas sp. HMP6, one region includes:
- a CDS encoding DUF1476 domain-containing protein, with amino-acid sequence MSTFDDRERAFETKFARDEEVAFRITARRNRLLGQWAAGLMSLTKEEADAYATAVVQADFEEAGDEDVIRKLVSDLTAASVTIDEAAIRRAIEEQTVEARRQLMSSE; translated from the coding sequence ATGAGCACCTTCGACGATCGCGAGCGCGCCTTCGAAACCAAATTCGCCCGCGACGAGGAAGTGGCGTTCCGCATCACCGCGCGGCGCAACCGGCTGCTCGGGCAATGGGCGGCGGGTTTGATGAGCCTCACCAAGGAAGAAGCCGACGCCTATGCCACCGCCGTCGTCCAGGCCGATTTCGAGGAAGCCGGTGACGAGGACGTGATTCGCAAGCTGGTCAGTGACTTGACTGCCGCCAGCGTGACGATCGACGAAGCCGCGATTCGCCGCGCGATCGAGGAGCAGACGGTCGAGGCGCGCCGCCAATTGATGAGCTCCGAATAA
- a CDS encoding BolA/IbaG family iron-sulfur metabolism protein — translation MPMAGDEIVALIVAGIPDATVEMTDLAGDGDHWAARVTAESFRGMPRLKQQRAVYAALGDRMGGVLHALQLSTAVPQE, via the coding sequence ATGCCGATGGCAGGCGATGAAATCGTCGCGCTGATCGTGGCGGGCATCCCCGATGCAACGGTCGAGATGACCGATCTGGCGGGCGACGGCGACCATTGGGCGGCGCGCGTCACCGCCGAGAGCTTTCGGGGAATGCCCCGGCTGAAACAACAACGCGCGGTCTATGCCGCGCTTGGCGACCGGATGGGCGGCGTACTCCACGCGCTGCAACTGTCCACCGCCGTACCGCAGGAGTGA
- the grxD gene encoding Grx4 family monothiol glutaredoxin translates to MSTDPDQVRIAELVGKSDVLLFMKGSPLFPQCGFSSRAIAILNHLGAEFDSVDVLQDQGVRQGIKQFSDWPTIPQLYVKGEFVGGSDIMMEMYESGELATLLEEQGVKTGN, encoded by the coding sequence ATGAGCACCGATCCAGACCAGGTCCGTATCGCCGAATTGGTCGGCAAGAGCGACGTTTTGCTGTTCATGAAGGGCAGCCCGCTGTTCCCGCAATGCGGTTTTTCGAGCCGTGCGATTGCGATCCTCAATCATCTTGGCGCGGAGTTCGACAGCGTCGACGTGTTGCAGGACCAGGGCGTGCGCCAGGGGATCAAGCAATTCTCCGACTGGCCGACCATTCCGCAGCTCTATGTGAAGGGCGAATTCGTCGGCGGATCGGACATCATGATGGAGATGTACGAGAGCGGTGAGCTGGCGACGTTACTGGAAGAGCAAGGCGTCAAGACCGGGAATTGA
- a CDS encoding thiamine pyrophosphate-binding protein, with amino-acid sequence MTTSPLPRTGGRILVDQLVAQGCDRIFTVPGESFLAVLDALHDTPEIDLVVCRQEGGVGFMACADGALTGRPGVAFVTRGPGATNASIGVHVAMQDSQPMVLFIGDVDRGTKDREAFQEIDFPAMFGPIAKWAAKIDDARRIPEYIARAWNVAMSGRPGPVVLALPEDMLLDEVVAVDRPRVERVVIDTDVVEWLEAERLINEAKAPVAIIGGAGWTSETAEYAAKAASDRGLPVIAAFRRQDAVPNDCTTYAGNLGYGPNPRLVERVRSADVVLVIGARLGEATTDGYTLITPEHPGQTLIHVHPDPTELNSAYRADIAICSDVTQFCKGLELGTTETRSHEGGAAAHAEYLAWSTPAPREGVTLDLGLCVAAMRGQLPADSIICNGAGNYSGWWHRYWRYGGYGTQLAPTAGAMGYGVPAATAAALRHPDRTVVALAGDGCFLMNGQELATAVAHGANMLVLVIDNSGYGTIRMHQEREYPGRISGTRLQNPDFAALGRAYGCWAETVETTADFAPALARAMAEPGVRLLHLKTDIEVITAGTTISQIRGA; translated from the coding sequence ATGACCACCTCCCCCCTTCCCCGCACCGGCGGGCGTATCCTCGTCGATCAGCTTGTCGCGCAGGGCTGCGACCGGATCTTCACCGTCCCCGGCGAAAGCTTCCTCGCGGTGCTCGACGCGCTGCACGACACGCCCGAAATCGATCTGGTGGTGTGTCGGCAGGAAGGCGGGGTCGGCTTCATGGCGTGCGCCGATGGCGCGCTGACCGGGCGGCCCGGCGTGGCGTTCGTCACACGCGGGCCGGGCGCGACCAATGCGAGCATAGGCGTCCACGTCGCGATGCAGGACAGCCAGCCGATGGTGCTGTTCATCGGCGATGTCGATCGCGGCACGAAGGACCGCGAGGCGTTTCAGGAAATCGATTTCCCCGCGATGTTCGGTCCCATCGCCAAATGGGCCGCCAAGATCGACGACGCCCGCCGCATCCCCGAATATATCGCCCGCGCCTGGAACGTCGCGATGAGCGGACGGCCGGGGCCGGTCGTGCTGGCGCTGCCCGAGGATATGCTGCTGGACGAGGTTGTGGCGGTGGATCGGCCGCGGGTGGAGCGGGTCGTAATCGATACCGATGTCGTCGAGTGGCTAGAAGCAGAACGCCTTATCAATGAGGCGAAAGCGCCCGTCGCGATTATCGGGGGAGCCGGATGGACTTCTGAAACAGCAGAATATGCGGCAAAGGCGGCGAGCGATCGTGGATTGCCCGTGATTGCGGCCTTCCGTCGTCAGGATGCAGTCCCGAACGATTGTACTACATATGCCGGCAATCTTGGATATGGACCCAATCCTCGACTAGTCGAGCGCGTTCGCAGTGCCGATGTCGTTCTGGTGATTGGTGCGCGCCTCGGAGAGGCGACCACCGACGGCTACACGCTCATCACGCCCGAGCACCCCGGTCAGACCCTCATTCACGTCCACCCTGACCCGACAGAACTCAATAGCGCGTATCGTGCGGATATCGCCATCTGCAGCGATGTCACGCAGTTTTGTAAGGGCTTGGAACTCGGTACGACCGAGACCCGAAGCCACGAGGGCGGCGCGGCTGCCCATGCCGAATACCTCGCCTGGTCCACCCCCGCCCCGCGCGAGGGCGTTACCCTCGACCTCGGGCTCTGCGTAGCCGCGATGCGCGGGCAGCTTCCCGCCGACAGTATCATCTGCAACGGCGCGGGCAATTATTCGGGCTGGTGGCACCGCTACTGGCGCTACGGCGGTTATGGCACGCAACTCGCCCCCACCGCAGGCGCGATGGGCTACGGCGTCCCCGCCGCCACCGCTGCCGCGCTCCGCCACCCGGATCGCACCGTCGTCGCGCTCGCGGGGGACGGGTGTTTCCTGATGAACGGGCAGGAACTCGCCACCGCCGTCGCGCACGGCGCGAACATGCTGGTGCTGGTGATCGACAATAGCGGCTACGGCACGATCCGCATGCACCAGGAACGCGAATATCCGGGCCGGATCAGCGGCACGCGGTTGCAGAACCCGGATTTCGCCGCGCTCGGCCGCGCCTATGGCTGCTGGGCCGAGACGGTCGAGACGACCGCCGACTTCGCCCCGGCGCTCGCGCGCGCTATGGCCGAACCGGGCGTACGGTTGCTCCATCTCAAGACCGACATCGAGGTGATCACCGCTGGGACCACCATCAGCCAGATCCGCGGCGCGTGA
- a CDS encoding class I SAM-dependent methyltransferase: MPQPITSSYLARLKQGLAGRSPAQLGQAAVKTGLALMKRVTPAARAATRADQAFDRQWGTDTSRQIGMNALDFPVTLKNDSFHYQASGAHVLDEAVALAGIDPADYAFIDYGCGKGRVVLLAAAKPFARAIGVEYSALLTDIAEANSTIFVQRGGAKVLPEFWQGNAADYAPPAGALFCYLYNSFGAAILRGCLDRLEAAKAQDPSRPILLAYINPQFGDAVSARPTWRERTAANDICLFECVVRFDP, translated from the coding sequence GTGCCCCAACCAATCACTTCGTCCTATCTGGCCAGGTTAAAGCAAGGTCTTGCCGGTCGATCGCCCGCGCAATTGGGGCAAGCGGCGGTGAAGACCGGCCTTGCGCTGATGAAGCGTGTGACCCCGGCCGCACGCGCGGCGACGCGGGCGGATCAGGCGTTCGACCGGCAATGGGGCACCGATACCAGCCGCCAGATCGGCATGAACGCGCTCGATTTTCCGGTAACCCTGAAAAACGACAGCTTCCATTATCAGGCAAGTGGTGCCCATGTTCTCGATGAGGCCGTCGCGCTCGCCGGGATCGACCCCGCGGATTACGCCTTCATTGATTATGGCTGCGGCAAAGGCCGCGTTGTGCTGCTCGCTGCCGCCAAGCCGTTCGCGCGTGCGATCGGAGTCGAATATTCGGCGCTGCTGACGGACATCGCAGAGGCCAACAGCACCATCTTCGTGCAGCGCGGCGGGGCAAAGGTGCTACCCGAATTCTGGCAGGGGAACGCCGCGGATTATGCACCGCCTGCAGGCGCGCTGTTTTGCTATCTCTACAATTCGTTCGGGGCGGCGATTCTGCGCGGCTGTTTGGACCGGCTGGAGGCGGCGAAGGCACAAGACCCGTCGCGCCCGATCCTGCTCGCGTATATCAACCCGCAATTCGGCGACGCCGTCTCGGCCAGACCGACCTGGCGCGAGCGTACCGCAGCAAACGATATTTGCCTGTTCGAATGCGTGGTGCGGTTCGACCCATGA
- a CDS encoding CsbD family protein, which translates to MGELVDKIKGNVNEAVGKAKQHSDNPDTQADGAAQELKGKAQQTAGKVKGALGDDI; encoded by the coding sequence ATGGGTGAACTCGTCGACAAGATCAAAGGCAACGTCAACGAAGCGGTTGGCAAGGCCAAGCAGCACAGCGACAATCCTGACACGCAGGCGGACGGTGCCGCGCAGGAACTGAAGGGCAAGGCCCAGCAGACTGCTGGCAAGGTCAAGGGCGCGCTCGGCGACGATATCTGA
- a CDS encoding alpha/beta hydrolase, whose translation MMHLSRALALFLAVAAVSGCDGAAPVQNPAAPFVAPSRALTLKAQDGVTVYARLYPAERTKAVILLFHQAGSSKDEYATIAPRLVAAGYTALAIDQRAGGGLYGPNETAGHVTGKPDYLDAAQDLQAAVDWASVQNVPLIVWGSSYSAALVFPIAAKNTFKIKGVLAFSPGEYFAEKHLVEAAAARLTVSVYLTSAPDAEEVAAAKAVSGALPPGLVTRYVPTDGVHGSSTLIAAKDPKGAETNWLPVLSFLKKVAP comes from the coding sequence ATGATGCACCTTTCCCGCGCGCTCGCTTTGTTTCTTGCTGTGGCTGCCGTCTCCGGCTGCGACGGGGCCGCGCCGGTCCAAAATCCCGCGGCGCCGTTCGTCGCGCCGTCGCGCGCGTTGACGCTGAAAGCGCAGGACGGCGTAACCGTCTATGCCCGGCTTTACCCGGCCGAGCGCACCAAGGCGGTAATCCTGCTGTTCCACCAGGCCGGATCGAGCAAAGATGAATATGCGACGATCGCACCGCGGCTGGTGGCGGCAGGCTACACCGCGCTGGCGATCGATCAGCGCGCGGGCGGGGGGCTGTATGGCCCCAATGAAACCGCCGGGCATGTCACCGGCAAGCCCGACTATCTCGACGCCGCGCAGGATCTGCAGGCAGCGGTCGATTGGGCAAGTGTGCAAAATGTGCCCTTGATCGTCTGGGGCAGCAGCTATTCCGCGGCGCTGGTGTTCCCGATCGCAGCCAAAAATACGTTCAAGATCAAGGGTGTGCTGGCCTTTTCTCCCGGTGAGTATTTCGCTGAAAAGCATTTGGTCGAAGCCGCCGCGGCGCGCCTTACGGTGTCGGTGTACCTGACCTCTGCCCCCGATGCCGAGGAAGTGGCAGCGGCCAAGGCGGTTTCAGGTGCGCTGCCGCCGGGTCTCGTAACGCGCTACGTACCGACCGACGGGGTTCATGGCTCGTCGACGCTCATCGCCGCCAAGGACCCCAAGGGTGCGGAGACCAACTGGCTGCCGGTGCTGTCCTTCCTGAAGAAAGTCGCGCCGTAA